AAAAAGGGTGAAACTAGTTAATCTAGTTCCACTCTTTTTTTCTTATAAAATAAAGCTACCTAAGAGGCTAACGAGGGTGAAGCTGATAGTTGCATAAAATACAGCGAGACGGGTCGCCTGGATAGGTTTATAAAGTCTAATAAGTGTTAGGACACACCAAATAAAGAGTACTGTGACAAACCAACCTGATAGTAAGCGACGTGGCGTTACACCATAGAGTGCTATATAAACGCCAAAGAGTTTCCAGCCGGCGATAAGGGGCAAAGAGGCTAGCAAAAGTAAAGAGTAGGGTACTCAACAAACGAAGCCCCTTGTGGGTGAAGAAGTTTTCTTTAGAAAAAATGTAAAATCCAGCTAGGATTCCCAAGTTAAGGGTAGAGACTCGAACTAATTGCCAGAAGCCCTGAACAGCAATATGTGAGGCTTGATGGGCTGGAATTTTGACTTGGTTGAGAGAAAGGAGTTCTCCCATTTGACTAGTGGCAGTTAATATGAATAGGGCATAAGTAAGGCAGAGGCTTCCGAGTACGATATAAGCTGCTACTTTTGGAAACTGACGGGTTGTTTTAAGACGGCCTTCAAATCGTTTTTGACTAAGTGGCTTTTCTTTTGCCAAATAGGTTGCAATAAGTTGAGCAAAAAGTCCTGAGCCAGAGGGATACTGGTTATTAAACGAGAGAATAATAATCCGTTATCCTTGAAGGTGATAGTGAAATCAAGTAGAGTAGCAAGTGTATGGAAGAACTGTTGCCAAAGTTGTCCGAAAGCAGGCAAGACCTGACTAGCAGCGAAGACCATCAGTATCAAGGCAATCATGATACTAATGAGAATCATCCATTTGTGGTTCTGAACTGCGTGTTTTTCTTCTTCAGAGAGCTCTTGTTTAGGTGCTGTTTTATAGAGTAGTGTCCAGGCTCCGATAAAGAAATATTTCAGTGGGAAGATGCAGCTAGTGTATAATGAGGTCTAG
This region of Streptococcus thermophilus genomic DNA includes:
- a CDS encoding DUF4153 domain-containing protein; translation: MAKEKPLSQKRFEGRLKTTRQFPKVAAYIVLGSLCLTYALFILTATSQMGELLSLNQVKIPAHQASHIAVQGFWQLVRVSTLNLGILAGFYIFSKENFFTHKGLRLLSTLLFTFASLFAPYRRLETLWRLYSTLWCNATSLTIRLVCHSTLYLVCPNTY